CTGTAGGAACTAAAATCGATTTCATCTTACAAAAATTTAAAGGTTAATATCAATGTATCTAAAGTTACGAAAAATATTTGACTTGAACTTAGTTTGGTAAATCCCAAACATTTAGTATCTTTGCAGCGAAATTTACAGTAAATGAAGAAGGAAGGGGACTAAGAGTCCCCTCTTTTTATACTTTATTTTAAGATTAAAAATGGACCAAACAAAGGTAAGAGATTTAGTAGATGAAGCACTAGCACTGAATGAATCGTTGTATTTGATAGATTTCGTAATATCAGAAAACAATAAGATTCAGATAACAGTAGATGGTGATAATGGAGTTCCATTAAGTGAATGTATAAGAATTAGTAGAAGCGTAGATAATAATTTTGATAGAGAAGAAGAAGATTTCTCGTTAGAAGTTTCTACACCTGATATTGCACATCCATTAAAAGTAAATAGACAATATATTAAAAACATCAACAGAATACTTAAAGTGAAAACTTCGGTAGAAGAATTTGAAGGGACTTTAGTAGAAGCAGATGAAGATAAAATTGTTTTAAATTGGAAGGCTAGAGAGCCAAAACCAATAGGGAAAGGAAAAGTTACTGTAAGTAAAGCAGCAACTATAGCCTATAAAGATATTATAGAAGCAAAAGTGAAGATTGTATTTTAAGTAAAAAATGTAATGGAGAATATAGCATTAATTGATTCGTTTTCAGAATTTAAAGATAACAAGAGTATAGACAGAGTAACATTGATGTCTATTTTAGAAGAGGTTTTTAGAGCTACCTTAAAACGTAAGTTTGGGTCTGATGATAATTTTGATATTATTATTAATCCTGATAAGGGAGATTTAGAGATTTGGAGAAATAGAATTGTTGTTGCAGATGGTTTTTCTGAAGATGATAATGAAGAAATAGAATTAGCAGAAGCAAGATTAATTGAGCCAGATTTTGAAATTGGTGAAGATGTATCTGAAGAAGTTAAGTTAATTGATTTAGGAAGAAGAGCTATTTTGGCATTACGTCAGAACTTAATTTCTAAAATTTACGAACACGATAGTACAAATATCTTTAAGCAATTTAAAGAATTAGAAGGCGAGTTATATAGTGCAGAAGTGCATCACATTCGTCACAATGCAATTATTCTATTAGATGATGATGGAAATGAAATTGTATTACCTAAGAGTGAACAAATAAGGTCAGACTTTTTTAGAAAAGGAGATTCTGTTAGAGGTGTTATAAAAACAGTAGAATTAAGAGGTAATAAACCTGCAATTATATTGTCTAGAACATCTCCATTGTTTTTAAATAAATTATTCGAGCAAGAAATTCCAGAAGTTTTTGACGGTTTAATTACTGTAGAAGGAGTTGCAAGAATACCAGGTGAAAAAGCAAAAGTAGCGGTAGATTCTTATGATGATAGAATCGATCCTGTTGGAGCTTGTGTAGGAGTAAAAGGTTCAAGAATTCACGGTATAGTTCGTGAGTTAGGGAATGAGAATATAGATGTTATTAACTATACCAAGAACGAACAATTATTCATTTCAAGAGCATTGAGTCCTGCAAAAGTGACGTCAATGGAAATTGAAATGTATGATGAAGAGAAAAATGGTAAAAAAGGACGCGTAAAAGTTCTTTTAAAACCAGAAGAAGTTTCTAAAGCAATTGGTAGAGGTGGTGTAAATATTCGTTTAGCGAGTGAGTTAACAGGTTACGAAATAGACGTTCAAAGAGAAGGTTTGGAGGAAGAAGATGTTGAGTTAACAGAATTTACTGACGAAATTGAAGATTGGGTTATTACTGAATTCAAAAAGATTGGTTTAGATACTGCAAGAAGCGTATTAGAAACTAGTGTTGCTGAGTTGGTGAAAAGAACCGATTTAGAGGAAGAAACAATTATGGATGTTCAGAGAGTTCTTAAAGAAGAATTTGAAGACTAAGTATAGTATAGAAGTAAAGTAAAAATTATATTTTTACAAGTATAAAGTTAAAAAGAATATATGTCTGTAGGCAAAACAATGAGGCTTAATAAAGTTTTAAGAGAGTTAAATATTTCTCTTGATAGAGCAGTCGAATATTTAGCGGATAAAGGTCACGAAATAGAAGCGAGACCTACCACTAAAATTCCGGGTGATGTTTATCAAGTTTTACTTGATGGCTTTGAAACAGATGCTAACAAGAAAGCGGCATCTAAAGAAGTTGGAGAGGAAAAACGTAAAGAGAAAGAAGCAATTCGTTTAGATCTAGAAGCTAAGTTAGAGAAAAAAAGAGCGGAAGAGGTTAAGAAGGAAGAGGTTTTAAAAGCCAAAGCAGATAAATTAGAACTTAAAACTGTAGGTAAGATTGATATTGATAATATCGGTAAAAAACCTGTAGTTAAAGTTGAAGAGGTAAAAGAAGAACCTAAAAAGGTTGTTGTTGCCCCTAAAGCTGAAGAACCTAAAATTGAAGAAGCTAAAGCTGAAGAGCCTAAAGTGGAAAAATCAGTTGAAGAGAAAGCAGTTGTTGAAACTCCGGTTGTTGAAGTACCAGTTGTTGAAAAATCAAAAGCTGCAAAGCCAGAAGTTAAGAAATCTGTTTCTGAAATTGAAAAAGAAGTTTCTAAGGTTGGAGATAAACCTAAGAGTAAAAAAGAAGCTTTAAGAGCAGAGGAAAAAGCTGAAGATGTTACGCCAGAAAATGCGGAAGCTATCAAAACTCAGTATAAAAAACTAGACGGCCCAAACTTTACAGGTAAGAAAATTGATTTAAAACAATTTGAGAGACCAAAGAAAAAGAAGCCAGAAGTTAAAAAAGACGCAAACGCAGATAAAAAGAAACGTAAGCGAATTGTAACTAAAGCAGGAGCGCCAGGTTCTGCAACAGCTAGACCTGTTAGGCCAGCACAAAACAGAGGTGGAAGTGGTAGGCCTCCATTTAATAGAGGTGGAAGAGGTGCTGCAAGACCAGCAGCAGTTAAGAAAGAAGAACCAACAGAAGCAGAAATTCAAAAGCAAGTTAGAGAAACGCTTGAGAAACTTCAAGGGAAATCTTCTAGAGGAAAAGGTGCAAAATACCGTAGAAATAAAAGAGATGCGCATAGAGAACATTCTGATGCAGAATTAGAAGCTCAAGCATTAGATAATAAAATATTAAAAGTAACAGAGTTCGTTACTGTAAGTGAAGTTGCTACAATGATGGAGGTTCCAGTAACCAACATTATTTCTGCATGTATGTCTTTAGGAATGATGGTTACAATGAATCAGCGTTTAGATGCTGAGACATTAGTAATTGTTGCTGAAGAATTCAATCATAAAGTAGAGTTTATAGGAGCTGAAGTAGAAGAGTCTATAGAAGAAGTTATTGATAAACCAGAAGATTTAGTAACTCGTGCACCAATTATTACGGTAATGGGTCACGTAGATCATGGTAAAACTTCTTTATTAGATTATATTAGAAAAGCAAATGTAATCGAAGGTGAAAGTGGAGGTATTACACAACACATTGGAGCATATTCAGTAAATGTTGGAGATCAAAAAATAGCATTTTTAGATACACCTGGTCACGAGGCCTTTACAGCAATGAGAGCACGTGGTGCGCAAGTAACGGATTTAGTAATTATTGTAGCTGCAGCAGATGATGATGTAATGCCACAAACAAAAGAAGCTATTTCTCACGCACAAGCGGCAGGAGTTCCAATCATATTTGCTATCAATAAAATTGATAAGCCAAATGCGAATCCAGATAATGTGAAAACACAATTATCTCAAATGAATTTGTTGATTGAAGAATGGGGTGGAAACATTCAGTCTCAAGATATATCAGCAAAAATTGGAACAGGAGTTCCTGAATTATTAGAAAAAGTTTTATTAGAAGCTGAAATTTTAGAATTGAAAGCGAATCCTAATAAAAATGCAGTTGGAGCAGTAGTTGAAGCTTCACTAGATAAAGGTAGAGGATATGTTTCTACGATATTAGTACAAGCTGGAACTTTAAAAATTGGAGATTACTTGTTAGCAGGTAAACACAGTGGTAAAGTAAGAGCAATGTTTGATGACCAAGGAACTAATTTAAAAGAAGCTGGACCATCAACACCAGTATCAATCTTAGGATTAGACGGAGCGCCACAAGCAGGAGATAAATTTGTTGTCTTTGACGATGAAAGAGAAGCGAAACAAATTGCTTCTAAGAGATCTCAATTACAACGTGAGCAATCTGTAAGAACTCAGAAAACATTAACGTTAGATGAAATCGGACGTAGAATTGCGTTAGGAGACTTTAAAGAATTAAACATTATCTTAAAAGGAGATGTAGATGGTTCTGTAGAAGCTTTAACAGATTCTTTCCAGAAATTATCTACCGAAGAAATTCAAGTTAATATTTTACATAAAGGTGTTGGAGCCATTACAGAAAGTGATGTGTTATTAGCAACAGCTTCAGATGCAATTATTATTGGGTTTAATGTACGTCCGCAAGGAAATGCAAGAGCAATAGCAGATAGAGAAGAAGTAGATATTAGAACATACTCTATTATTTATGCAGCTATCAATGACTTAAAAGACGCCATGGAAGGAATGTTATCTCCAGAAATGAAAGAAGAAGTTAGTGGTAATGTAGAAATTAGAGAAGTTTATAAAATATCTAAAGTTGGTAACATTGCAGGTTGTATGGTAATGTCTGGTAAAATCTTTAGAGATTCTAAAATTAGAATTATTAGAGATGGAATTGTAGTTCATGATGGAGTTTTAACATCGTTAAAACGTTTTAAAGATGATGTTAGAGAAGTTGGTAAAGGGTTCGATTGTGGACTTCAACTTAAAAACTACAACGACATTGAAGAAGGTGATGTAATTGAAGCTTATAAAGAAGTAGCAG
The window above is part of the Polaribacter sp. SA4-12 genome. Proteins encoded here:
- the infB gene encoding translation initiation factor IF-2, coding for MSVGKTMRLNKVLRELNISLDRAVEYLADKGHEIEARPTTKIPGDVYQVLLDGFETDANKKAASKEVGEEKRKEKEAIRLDLEAKLEKKRAEEVKKEEVLKAKADKLELKTVGKIDIDNIGKKPVVKVEEVKEEPKKVVVAPKAEEPKIEEAKAEEPKVEKSVEEKAVVETPVVEVPVVEKSKAAKPEVKKSVSEIEKEVSKVGDKPKSKKEALRAEEKAEDVTPENAEAIKTQYKKLDGPNFTGKKIDLKQFERPKKKKPEVKKDANADKKKRKRIVTKAGAPGSATARPVRPAQNRGGSGRPPFNRGGRGAARPAAVKKEEPTEAEIQKQVRETLEKLQGKSSRGKGAKYRRNKRDAHREHSDAELEAQALDNKILKVTEFVTVSEVATMMEVPVTNIISACMSLGMMVTMNQRLDAETLVIVAEEFNHKVEFIGAEVEESIEEVIDKPEDLVTRAPIITVMGHVDHGKTSLLDYIRKANVIEGESGGITQHIGAYSVNVGDQKIAFLDTPGHEAFTAMRARGAQVTDLVIIVAAADDDVMPQTKEAISHAQAAGVPIIFAINKIDKPNANPDNVKTQLSQMNLLIEEWGGNIQSQDISAKIGTGVPELLEKVLLEAEILELKANPNKNAVGAVVEASLDKGRGYVSTILVQAGTLKIGDYLLAGKHSGKVRAMFDDQGTNLKEAGPSTPVSILGLDGAPQAGDKFVVFDDEREAKQIASKRSQLQREQSVRTQKTLTLDEIGRRIALGDFKELNIILKGDVDGSVEALTDSFQKLSTEEIQVNILHKGVGAITESDVLLATASDAIIIGFNVRPQGNARAIADREEVDIRTYSIIYAAINDLKDAMEGMLSPEMKEEVSGNVEIREVYKISKVGNIAGCMVMSGKIFRDSKIRIIRDGIVVHDGVLTSLKRFKDDVREVGKGFDCGLQLKNYNDIEEGDVIEAYKEVAVKKKLK
- the nusA gene encoding transcription termination factor NusA is translated as MENIALIDSFSEFKDNKSIDRVTLMSILEEVFRATLKRKFGSDDNFDIIINPDKGDLEIWRNRIVVADGFSEDDNEEIELAEARLIEPDFEIGEDVSEEVKLIDLGRRAILALRQNLISKIYEHDSTNIFKQFKELEGELYSAEVHHIRHNAIILLDDDGNEIVLPKSEQIRSDFFRKGDSVRGVIKTVELRGNKPAIILSRTSPLFLNKLFEQEIPEVFDGLITVEGVARIPGEKAKVAVDSYDDRIDPVGACVGVKGSRIHGIVRELGNENIDVINYTKNEQLFISRALSPAKVTSMEIEMYDEEKNGKKGRVKVLLKPEEVSKAIGRGGVNIRLASELTGYEIDVQREGLEEEDVELTEFTDEIEDWVITEFKKIGLDTARSVLETSVAELVKRTDLEEETIMDVQRVLKEEFED
- the rimP gene encoding ribosome assembly cofactor RimP; this translates as MDQTKVRDLVDEALALNESLYLIDFVISENNKIQITVDGDNGVPLSECIRISRSVDNNFDREEEDFSLEVSTPDIAHPLKVNRQYIKNINRILKVKTSVEEFEGTLVEADEDKIVLNWKAREPKPIGKGKVTVSKAATIAYKDIIEAKVKIVF